One window of the Cryptomeria japonica chromosome 7, Sugi_1.0, whole genome shotgun sequence genome contains the following:
- the LOC131056705 gene encoding uncharacterized protein LOC131056705 translates to MVRRFVRDRREELQGRRLTLPSIIRRFERDRREELQRRRLISASFIRRLERERIEELQRRGLILPSFIRRFERDLERREELQRTRLILPSFIIYIMVRRSERDLEQREELQRRTQIMRLREVLILDELPRRSMHIREEVTPALNSVSTTENDFLQTPQPEVASQQMKREATELIGALDTIKISTSQMEEAPRCVICMNDFMVGEDGCVLSCHKTHIFHHDCLRQWLECKKCCPLCKTAVPYPYQ, encoded by the coding sequence ATGGTAAGAAGATTTGTGAGAGACAGAAGAGAAGAGTTGCAGGGAAGAAGACTAACTTTGCCATCAATTATAAGAAGATTTGAGAGGGACAGAAGAGAAGAGTTGCAGCGAAGAAGGCTAATTTCGGCATCATTTATAAGaagacttgagagggaaagaaTTGAAGAATTGCAGCGAAGAGGACTAATTTTGCCATCATTTATAAGAAGATTTGAGAGAGATCTGGAAAGAAGAGAAGAATTGCAGCGAACAAGACTAATTTTGCCATCATTTATCATATACATTATGGTAAGAAGATCTGAGAGAGATCTCGAACAAAGAGAAGAATTGCAGCGAAGAACACAAATTATGCGGCTGCGAGAAGTACTGATACTTGATGAATTACCAAGGAGATCAATGCATATCAGAGAAGAAGTCACTCCTGCTTTGAATTCTGTTTCAACAACAGAAAATGATTTCCTGCAAACACCCCAACCTGAAGTTGCATCTCAGCAAATGAAGAGGGAGGCAACAGAGTTGATAGGCGCGCTTGATACCATCAAAATATCTACTTCTCAAATGGAAGAAGCTCCTCGCTGTGTAATTTGTATGAATGATTTCATGGTGGGAGAAGATGGGTGTGTACTGTCATGTCACAAAACTCATATTTTCCACCATGACTGTCTTCGCCAATGGTTAGAGTGCAAGAAATGCTGTCCACTCTGTAAAACAGCAGTGCCTTACCCATATCAGTAG